A stretch of Bos taurus isolate L1 Dominette 01449 registration number 42190680 breed Hereford chromosome 5, ARS-UCD2.0, whole genome shotgun sequence DNA encodes these proteins:
- the LALBA gene encoding alpha-lactalbumin precursor, which yields MMSFVSLLLVGILFHATQAEQLTKCEVFRELKDLKGYGGVSLPEWVCTTFHTSGYDTQAIVQNNDSTEYGLFQINNKIWCKDDQNPHSSNICNISCDKFLDDDLTDDIMCVKKILDKVGINYWLAHKALCSEKLDQWLCEKL from the exons ATGATGTCCTTTGTCTCTCTGCTCCTGGTAGGCATCCTATTCCATGCCACCCAGGCTGAACAGTTAACAAAATGTGAGGTGTTCCGGGAGCTGAAAGACTTGAAGGGCTACGGAGGTGTCAGTTTGCCTGAAT GGGTCTGTACCACGTTTCATACCAGTGGTTATGACACACAAGCCATAGTACAAAACAATGACAGCACAGAATATGGACTCTTccagataaataataaaatttggtGCAAAGACGACCAGAACCCTCACTCAAGCAACATCTGTAACATCTCCTGTGACA AGTTCCTGGATGATGATCTTACTGATGACATTATGTGTGTCAAGAAGATTCTGGATAAAGTAGGAATTAACTACTG GTTGGCCCATAAAGCACTCTGTTCTGAGAAGCTGGATCAGTGGCTCTGTGAGAAGTTGTGA